The proteins below are encoded in one region of Candidatus Saccharimonadales bacterium:
- the tsaD gene encoding tRNA (adenosine(37)-N6)-threonylcarbamoyltransferase complex transferase subunit TsaD → MNILGVETSCDETAAAVVTDGTTLLSHVVVSQIDIHREFGGVVPEIASRSHIEVILPVISKALDDARLDWEEIDGIAVTFGPGLSGSLLIGSLTARTLALLKHKPLYPIHHVEAHTYANFIIRVKDEAATGLRVDDLPSREPSFPLLSLTVSGGHSQLVLFQAHGDYRLLGQTQDDAVGEAFDKVAKVLGLEYPGGPAIAQAAKAGDPKAYKFPISKLDNPYDFSFSGLKTAVLRHLQNLIGEDFNYPSHQIAMRLSPQQINDTAASFQLVAVQTLVDKTVMAQREYTPRTVVIAGGVAANQELRHQLREKLPVEIEYAPSSLCTDNAAMIAALGYYKSRQTESVDPYNLEIAPSLSM, encoded by the coding sequence ATGAATATCCTCGGGGTTGAGACTAGTTGTGACGAAACGGCGGCGGCCGTCGTGACCGACGGCACTACTCTACTTTCGCACGTAGTCGTCAGTCAGATCGATATCCACCGCGAGTTTGGAGGAGTGGTCCCAGAGATAGCCTCCCGAAGCCATATAGAAGTTATTCTACCCGTCATTAGTAAGGCTTTAGACGATGCCCGCCTAGACTGGGAGGAGATCGATGGAATCGCCGTGACTTTCGGCCCCGGTCTATCTGGTAGCCTCCTCATCGGCTCCCTGACCGCTCGCACCCTAGCCCTGCTCAAGCATAAACCTCTCTATCCCATCCATCACGTGGAAGCTCACACCTATGCTAACTTCATCATTAGAGTGAAAGATGAGGCCGCTACCGGTTTAAGGGTCGATGATCTTCCATCACGTGAACCTAGCTTTCCCCTCCTGTCCTTAACCGTCTCCGGGGGGCATTCTCAACTCGTACTATTTCAGGCTCACGGTGATTACCGCTTACTGGGGCAGACTCAGGATGATGCCGTAGGAGAGGCTTTCGATAAAGTGGCTAAGGTGCTGGGGCTAGAGTACCCGGGTGGACCCGCGATCGCACAAGCCGCTAAAGCGGGTGATCCCAAGGCTTACAAATTTCCTATCAGTAAACTAGATAATCCATATGATTTTAGTTTTTCCGGATTAAAGACAGCTGTACTGCGCCACCTACAAAATCTAATCGGCGAAGACTTCAACTATCCCTCCCACCAGATAGCGATGCGGCTCAGTCCCCAGCAAATAAACGATACGGCAGCCAGTTTCCAGCTGGTAGCAGTCCAAACTCTGGTAGATAAGACAGTGATGGCCCAACGAGAATATACTCCGAGAACAGTAGTTATAGCTGGCGGGGTAGCTGCCAATCAAGAGCTACGCCATCAGCTTAGAGAGAAGCTACCGGTCGAGATCGAGTATGCCCCCAGTAGTCTATGCACTGATAACGCCGCTATGATTGCTGCGCTTGGTTACTACAAATCGCGGCAGACTGAGTCGGTCGACCCTTATAACCTGGAAATTGCTCCTAGCTTGAGCATGTAA
- a CDS encoding valine--tRNA ligase, with translation MALEKNYEPQQHEADIYHRWEESGAFQPQGSGEPYTIIMPPPNANGSLHAGHASGYTLEDVLIRYHRMQGRRTLWLPGTDHAGIETQFVYERELAKAGKDRFDLGPEKFYAAVMEFTQASQGNMLAQMRAMGWSADWSKLKFTLDEDIIGTVYDTFIQMHRDGLVYRGNRIVNWCPRCSAAFADIELDHVDQEGKLYTLDYGSIQIATTRPETIFADTAVAVHPEDERYRDLVGQTATVPLVERPVAIIADKYVDPGAGTGALKVTPGHDPNDYEIGVRHQLAEISVIDPEGKLINVPEEFAGLDVGEGRFAVVAALEKAGKLLKQQSIQHAVAIHDRCGTTIEPLISEQWFLRVGELNRTTIKAIETDAITIVPQRFKKIALNWLEQEHDWCISRQIWWGIRIPVFYKTSNDPDKEPYLVAKTEAEATAYYGSNNYRAETDTFDTWFSSGQWPYATLMAHDLENEFYPTTVMATAREILHKWVTRMIMFGLYRTGEVPFKSVYLWGLVTDEAGQKMSKSKGNVLDPLELSQRYGTDALRMTMVVKNTPGNDSPLSEKQVEAYRNFCNKLWNVSRYTLTQLGNTAAKPPVAVTLADRWIYSRLQAVTAEIDRLVAAYRLDEAAQAIYHLLWSDFADWYLEAHKLEQNHAMLSYGLETILKLAHPIVPFITEAIWGELPGSRDPLITTSWPHPERIDQKSISEFNQLQSLISQIRTVIAETGETAPNLYYREADLLDDNAALVSKLAGLESCTRVTDGRGLPIPGTPIACWLDVDEHTIARYRQKLEASLKETQAQVAGFESKLDNKAYRRNAPKEIVKETRVRLKAAQMRLQTLSEQLKDLDQ, from the coding sequence ATGGCCCTAGAGAAGAACTACGAACCACAGCAGCATGAAGCCGACATCTACCACCGTTGGGAGGAGTCCGGGGCCTTTCAGCCTCAGGGATCGGGAGAGCCTTACACCATCATCATGCCGCCGCCCAATGCCAACGGTTCACTCCATGCTGGGCACGCCAGTGGTTATACACTCGAGGACGTACTAATTCGCTATCACCGCATGCAGGGCCGCCGTACTCTGTGGCTGCCCGGTACCGATCATGCCGGCATCGAGACGCAGTTCGTCTATGAGCGTGAACTAGCTAAGGCGGGCAAGGATCGTTTCGACCTCGGGCCAGAGAAGTTCTACGCCGCCGTCATGGAATTTACTCAAGCCTCCCAAGGCAACATGCTAGCTCAGATGCGGGCGATGGGCTGGAGCGCTGACTGGAGTAAGCTGAAGTTCACACTCGACGAGGATATCATCGGTACCGTCTACGATACTTTTATCCAAATGCACCGAGACGGACTGGTCTATCGGGGTAATCGTATCGTTAACTGGTGTCCGCGGTGCAGCGCCGCTTTCGCCGATATCGAGCTAGACCACGTCGACCAAGAGGGCAAACTCTACACCTTGGACTACGGCTCGATTCAGATCGCTACCACCCGTCCCGAAACCATCTTTGCCGATACTGCGGTGGCGGTCCACCCAGAGGATGAGCGCTACCGAGACCTAGTAGGGCAGACCGCTACCGTACCCCTAGTAGAGCGACCGGTAGCCATTATCGCCGATAAGTACGTCGACCCTGGTGCCGGTACTGGTGCGTTAAAGGTGACGCCCGGCCATGACCCAAACGATTATGAGATCGGCGTGCGCCACCAACTAGCTGAGATCAGCGTGATCGATCCGGAGGGTAAACTGATCAATGTACCGGAAGAGTTTGCCGGGTTAGATGTGGGGGAGGGTAGGTTCGCCGTAGTAGCTGCTCTGGAGAAAGCCGGCAAACTACTCAAACAACAATCCATCCAGCATGCAGTCGCCATTCACGACCGTTGTGGAACCACTATTGAGCCCTTGATCTCGGAGCAGTGGTTCTTACGTGTCGGCGAGCTGAACCGCACGACCATCAAAGCCATCGAAACCGACGCGATCACCATCGTACCGCAGCGTTTTAAGAAAATCGCTCTCAATTGGCTGGAGCAGGAACACGACTGGTGTATCTCCCGACAGATATGGTGGGGAATACGCATTCCGGTCTTTTATAAGACCTCCAATGATCCGGATAAAGAGCCCTATCTGGTAGCTAAGACCGAAGCTGAGGCTACGGCCTACTACGGTAGTAACAACTATCGGGCCGAAACCGACACCTTCGATACCTGGTTCTCTTCCGGTCAGTGGCCTTACGCTACCTTAATGGCTCACGACCTAGAGAATGAGTTCTACCCCACTACAGTCATGGCGACTGCTCGCGAGATTCTCCATAAATGGGTCACCCGAATGATAATGTTTGGCCTCTATCGTACCGGTGAAGTACCGTTTAAGAGTGTCTACCTCTGGGGATTAGTGACCGACGAAGCGGGGCAGAAGATGAGTAAGAGTAAAGGGAACGTACTCGACCCGCTCGAACTCAGTCAGCGTTACGGCACCGATGCGCTCCGCATGACCATGGTGGTGAAGAATACCCCCGGTAACGACAGTCCCTTAAGCGAAAAGCAGGTCGAGGCTTACCGCAACTTCTGCAACAAACTCTGGAACGTTTCGCGCTACACCTTGACCCAGCTAGGTAATACAGCAGCTAAGCCCCCGGTAGCTGTGACACTGGCAGACCGCTGGATATACAGTCGCTTGCAGGCGGTTACGGCTGAAATCGACCGATTAGTCGCAGCTTATCGCCTCGATGAGGCAGCTCAAGCCATTTATCACCTACTCTGGAGTGACTTTGCCGACTGGTACCTCGAAGCGCATAAGCTAGAACAAAACCACGCCATGTTGTCATACGGTCTCGAGACTATCCTTAAACTGGCTCACCCTATAGTTCCATTCATCACCGAGGCTATCTGGGGCGAACTACCGGGCTCGCGTGACCCCTTGATCACTACCTCTTGGCCCCACCCTGAGCGCATCGATCAGAAGTCTATAAGTGAGTTTAATCAGCTACAGTCGCTCATCTCACAAATTCGCACAGTCATCGCTGAAACCGGAGAAACTGCTCCTAACCTCTACTATCGAGAGGCCGACCTACTGGACGATAACGCCGCCCTAGTGAGCAAACTGGCCGGGCTAGAAAGCTGCACCCGCGTAACCGATGGGCGAGGACTGCCGATACCGGGCACTCCCATCGCCTGCTGGCTCGATGTAGATGAGCACACTATCGCTCGTTATCGCCAAAAACTAGAAGCTAGCCTAAAAGAGACGCAAGCGCAGGTTGCTGGCTTTGAGTCAAAGCTAGATAATAAGGCCTACAGGCGCAATGCACCCAAAGAGATAGTCAAGGAGACGCGAGTACGGCTAAAGGCTGCTCAGATGCGCTTACAAACACTCTCAGAGCAACTTAAAGATCTGGATCAATAG
- a CDS encoding HAD-IA family hydrolase, with translation MSQLDPKALKKERKSAGFTQTELARRSGVAYSTLTKLEQGQIPSPSVTAVHNLADALHCTAADLLTLPKLKIALSDSIKFVYFDVGGVLVHWLPSVQAYAERINRPYDQVLKLFYEYLGPTCRGEMDFEEFQLLCMLKLKLDPSGAGREAALQSWVDDMRPILPTHTFIAAMSRSYPIGLLTNIGKGAYSEYIERKLVPSLKYKAVVQSCDLGVTKPDSAIYDIATQAARAQPGDILFIDDSKVNVAAAQSFGWQAEWFDEYDPQASIKRIVARHFTA, from the coding sequence GTGTCGCAGCTCGATCCAAAAGCACTCAAGAAAGAACGTAAATCGGCCGGCTTTACCCAGACTGAGTTGGCTCGCCGCTCAGGAGTTGCCTATTCCACTTTGACTAAATTGGAGCAAGGACAGATTCCCTCCCCTTCCGTTACGGCTGTACACAATTTAGCCGATGCATTGCACTGTACGGCGGCCGATTTACTGACATTACCTAAACTGAAGATCGCCCTAAGCGACAGCATCAAGTTCGTCTACTTTGATGTGGGCGGTGTATTAGTGCACTGGCTACCCAGTGTCCAGGCTTACGCCGAACGGATCAATCGACCATACGACCAAGTGTTGAAGCTATTTTATGAGTATCTGGGTCCTACCTGTCGTGGCGAGATGGACTTCGAGGAATTTCAGCTGCTTTGCATGCTGAAGTTGAAGCTTGATCCAAGCGGAGCTGGTCGTGAGGCGGCGCTGCAGTCCTGGGTTGATGATATGCGGCCAATCTTGCCGACCCATACTTTTATCGCAGCCATGAGTCGTAGTTATCCGATCGGACTACTGACCAATATCGGTAAAGGAGCCTACAGCGAGTACATAGAGCGCAAACTAGTACCCAGTTTGAAGTATAAGGCGGTAGTACAGTCGTGCGATCTGGGGGTAACCAAGCCGGATTCGGCCATCTATGATATAGCTACGCAAGCAGCTAGGGCGCAGCCGGGCGATATCCTATTTATCGATGATTCAAAGGTAAACGTTGCGGCCGCCCAGAGCTTTGGCTGGCAAGCCGAATGGTTCGACGAGTATGACCCGCAGGCCAGTATCAAACGTATCGTAGCCCGACACTTTACCGCTTAA
- a CDS encoding HIT family protein, with the protein MSSIFTKIIQREIPAHIVYEDEMTLAFLDIRPVSEGHLLVVPKLEVDELQDLEPDMYQAVMTTVHKMARLLKEKLNPKRVGLVVYGFDVPHAHVHLIPMEGPGKIQLQHTEKVTEAELISTHQVLTS; encoded by the coding sequence ATGTCGAGTATATTCACCAAGATTATTCAGCGGGAGATTCCGGCACACATTGTCTATGAAGATGAGATGACGCTTGCCTTCCTTGATATTCGACCGGTCAGCGAGGGGCACTTACTGGTTGTGCCCAAGCTAGAAGTTGATGAACTGCAGGATTTAGAGCCAGACATGTATCAGGCCGTGATGACGACAGTGCATAAGATGGCCCGGCTCCTGAAAGAGAAGCTTAATCCCAAGCGGGTAGGTCTAGTGGTCTATGGTTTTGATGTGCCGCACGCTCATGTACATCTGATCCCGATGGAGGGTCCGGGTAAGATCCAGCTTCAGCATACCGAGAAGGTAACAGAAGCGGAGTTAATCTCTACGCATCAGGTGTTAACAAGCTAG
- a CDS encoding nucleoside triphosphate pyrophosphohydrolase translates to MRTFYFGKVIRDKILDAMQDEGCEVKYRVLEGAERQAKLTEKLNEESQEISAASDQDDFLEELADVQLVIDALVEGLRSDDRAKFVELHEAKLRKKGGFVQSIWIEQVSVPNDSPWIEYFETKPDKYPEIK, encoded by the coding sequence ATGAGAACATTTTACTTCGGGAAAGTAATCAGAGATAAGATACTAGATGCGATGCAGGATGAGGGCTGCGAGGTTAAGTATCGAGTGCTAGAGGGAGCTGAACGACAGGCTAAACTGACGGAAAAGCTTAATGAGGAGTCGCAGGAAATCTCGGCAGCTAGCGATCAAGACGATTTCTTGGAGGAGCTGGCCGACGTCCAGCTGGTTATCGATGCGCTAGTTGAAGGGCTGAGGAGCGATGATAGGGCTAAGTTTGTCGAGCTCCATGAAGCAAAGCTAAGGAAGAAAGGCGGCTTTGTGCAGTCAATCTGGATCGAGCAGGTGTCGGTGCCGAACGACAGTCCCTGGATAGAGTATTTCGAGACAAAGCCGGATAAGTACCCAGAGATTAAGTAG
- a CDS encoding phosphoribosyltransferase family protein, which produces MFFKQILKLIAPHTCRRCGATGELVCRDCLPYLDNPRAETCYNCNRLSPSFRTCSRCRKQSQLYRVVVASQYDGLVKELIRYLKYENGIDATTPLARLLATKLVSLEQSYDVITWAPTTARSFRRRGYNQAAELARALARLMDLPCIETGYKAGRLRQVGADRKQRLIQVRGSIKLRSTDRVKGLRVLLVDDVVTTGATLNECARLLRAGGAKRVDAVVVAKH; this is translated from the coding sequence ATGTTTTTCAAGCAAATCCTCAAACTGATAGCGCCTCACACCTGCCGTCGCTGCGGTGCGACCGGTGAGCTGGTATGTCGCGACTGCCTTCCCTATCTCGATAATCCCCGAGCAGAGACCTGCTATAACTGTAACCGTCTCAGCCCGAGCTTTCGTACCTGTAGCCGCTGCCGCAAGCAGAGTCAGCTCTATCGGGTGGTGGTGGCCAGCCAGTACGACGGTCTAGTGAAGGAACTGATTCGCTACCTTAAGTACGAGAACGGTATAGACGCGACTACTCCCTTGGCGCGACTGCTAGCGACTAAATTAGTGAGTCTGGAGCAGAGCTACGATGTGATTACCTGGGCTCCAACTACTGCACGCAGCTTTCGCCGTCGGGGCTATAATCAGGCGGCAGAGTTGGCTAGGGCATTAGCCCGTCTAATGGATCTACCCTGCATCGAGACGGGATATAAGGCGGGTAGATTGCGTCAGGTCGGTGCCGATCGCAAGCAGCGCTTAATCCAAGTGAGGGGCAGCATTAAGCTGCGGAGTACAGACCGAGTCAAAGGCCTACGCGTACTGCTAGTTGATGACGTGGTGACGACTGGAGCCACTCTAAACGAATGCGCCCGACTTTTGCGGGCGGGCGGCGCGAAACGAGTGGATGCGGTGGTGGTAGCGAAACATTAG
- a CDS encoding Hsp20/alpha crystallin family protein: MAARDNDLDDLFAEELEGDFLNDTPAQTSPVAANDSDNSTESDDWLAESEVPGQLAVDVYQTKESIVVVAPVPGVSKADLDLSIVESTLTVRGARRESEKIRTSDYFVQECYWGEFSRSIILPVQVKEEEAEAELKDGMLTVTIPKAEQDRIKKISIS, translated from the coding sequence ATGGCTGCACGTGATAACGACCTAGATGATTTATTTGCCGAAGAACTCGAAGGTGATTTTTTAAATGATACCCCGGCTCAGACTAGCCCGGTAGCTGCTAACGACAGCGATAACAGTACGGAATCTGATGACTGGTTAGCCGAATCAGAAGTACCAGGTCAACTAGCGGTAGATGTCTACCAGACCAAGGAAAGCATCGTAGTGGTAGCTCCAGTCCCTGGCGTCAGTAAGGCCGACCTCGACCTTAGTATCGTCGAAAGCACCTTAACGGTCCGCGGCGCTCGCCGTGAGAGCGAGAAGATCCGTACTAGCGACTACTTCGTTCAGGAATGCTATTGGGGAGAGTTCTCTCGCTCTATAATTCTACCGGTCCAGGTCAAGGAAGAAGAGGCTGAAGCCGAGCTCAAAGACGGTATGCTGACAGTCACTATTCCTAAAGCTGAACAAGACCGCATCAAGAAGATCAGCATTAGCTAA
- a CDS encoding pilin has protein sequence MHLSVSVVYADDLQCNDGTTVPQPAPYPGYSVDFCEDKNGVDSTGAANIGTLGSADDLGIPDVEADQNALNRVLNIVFVITGALATVFIIIGGIKFVFTAGSPDGVKSARNTILYAVVGLLVSVLAYTIVNFVINNL, from the coding sequence ATGCACCTGAGTGTTTCGGTCGTGTATGCTGATGATCTGCAGTGTAATGATGGAACGACTGTGCCACAGCCAGCTCCATATCCGGGATATAGCGTGGACTTCTGTGAAGATAAGAACGGAGTCGACAGTACGGGAGCAGCTAATATTGGTACGCTGGGCAGTGCAGACGATCTAGGCATACCGGATGTTGAGGCGGATCAGAATGCTCTTAACCGCGTGCTTAACATCGTATTCGTCATTACTGGCGCGCTGGCTACCGTCTTCATTATCATCGGTGGGATCAAATTCGTCTTTACCGCCGGTAGCCCGGACGGAGTGAAGAGCGCGCGTAATACTATCCTCTATGCCGTAGTCGGCCTATTGGTTAGCGTGCTGGCCTATACTATCGTAAACTTTGTGATAAATAACCTATGA
- a CDS encoding pilin yields MSYFEPLLNTFAAVCPSTSNFLGFPNWYRGLECDGGQVVFQDINNLWVVVANVMDITIRLAGLLAVIFIIFGGIRYITSGGSSSAVESAKKILLNALIGLVIAILASTLVGFVAGLF; encoded by the coding sequence ATGAGCTACTTTGAGCCTTTGCTAAACACGTTTGCTGCAGTGTGTCCGAGTACAAGCAACTTCCTTGGCTTTCCTAACTGGTATCGCGGCCTAGAGTGTGACGGAGGCCAGGTAGTCTTTCAGGATATTAATAATCTTTGGGTAGTAGTAGCTAACGTCATGGATATAACGATTCGCTTGGCTGGGCTACTAGCTGTAATCTTCATTATTTTCGGCGGTATCCGCTACATCACCTCCGGCGGTAGCTCGTCGGCTGTCGAGAGTGCAAAGAAGATACTACTTAATGCCCTGATAGGATTAGTAATAGCGATTCTAGCCAGTACGTTAGTGGGCTTCGTTGCGGGGCTATTCTAA
- a CDS encoding PrgI family protein → MAVYKVPQDVEAEDKLLGPLTFKQFIFLLIAGGAAMFAWLLFTIQPVLAIIPLPIILIFGGLAVFRREDQPVERYLLSFFNYTLRPRVRLWSTEGYYDHLVITAPKTMATPALKQDVSQVHGQLEKLAQIVDTRGWSVKQPNITLPNQVGQGDDRLFLPQVEAPPEEVQESDDIMDDANPEVVQLDSILQQEAERQRQALLERVKQQASEPSHSTATTEPQAGSAEQERVAPAVEPAPSSGNTSDIMNLSDQLTVSQIQDQVNRQATDQKLEEGEEIKLR, encoded by the coding sequence ATGGCTGTATATAAAGTACCCCAAGATGTCGAAGCCGAGGATAAGCTCCTCGGCCCTCTAACTTTTAAGCAGTTTATCTTTCTGCTGATTGCCGGTGGGGCGGCTATGTTTGCCTGGCTGCTCTTCACTATTCAGCCGGTACTCGCCATCATCCCTCTGCCCATCATACTAATCTTCGGTGGTCTAGCTGTCTTTCGTCGTGAGGATCAACCGGTTGAACGTTACCTCCTATCGTTCTTCAACTACACACTGCGCCCCCGGGTGCGACTATGGAGCACGGAGGGATACTACGACCACCTAGTCATTACGGCCCCTAAGACCATGGCCACACCCGCTCTAAAGCAGGATGTTAGTCAGGTTCATGGCCAGCTCGAGAAGCTAGCGCAAATTGTCGATACTCGTGGCTGGTCGGTTAAACAGCCCAACATTACACTGCCGAACCAAGTCGGTCAGGGCGACGACCGTCTCTTTCTCCCTCAGGTAGAGGCTCCACCGGAAGAAGTCCAAGAGAGCGACGATATTATGGATGACGCCAACCCTGAAGTAGTGCAGCTCGACTCCATCCTACAACAAGAAGCCGAACGACAACGCCAAGCTTTGCTGGAGCGAGTCAAACAGCAGGCTAGCGAACCTAGCCATTCCACAGCCACCACTGAGCCCCAAGCCGGCTCTGCAGAGCAAGAACGTGTAGCACCAGCGGTAGAGCCGGCTCCATCTAGCGGCAATACATCTGATATAATGAACCTATCTGACCAGCTGACCGTCAGCCAGATTCAAGATCAGGTTAATCGTCAGGCTACCGACCAAAAACTAGAAGAGGGTGAGGAGATAAAACTACGCTAA
- a CDS encoding DUF87 domain-containing protein, whose amino-acid sequence MGIFSKKTDPVSLADEQKRREQLEVEEQFREGITGLRDFIAPSSLEFESSQMKIGTRYARTVYVYGYPRQIYTGWLSPIINLDEALDISMFIYPVESKVVLDNLRKKVSQLEASIQINAEKGRVRDPGLEAAIQDAEELRSRLQVGEERFFRFGLYITMYADSLEEMTYIQRKIEGIFGQELVYTKTATVQMEQAFNSTVPQLTDQLQIKRNLDTGALSTTFPFTSADLSQEEGILYGINMHNNGLVIFDRFSLENANMVVFAKSGAGKSFTVKLEALRSLMFGRQVIIIDPENEYERLSDAVGGSYIHLSLNSDTYVNPFDLPQVTDSEEADNALRANLITLHGMLRLMMGSTRQQEDGSMSSGITAAEEADLDMALINTYAARGITSDPLTHSVEPPTINDLYETLVNMSGTGPSLAQRLRKYTQGTFSGIFSNQSNVTLDNNFVVFNIRDLEDELRPVAMYIVLNYIWNRVKSDQRERFLIVDEAWQLMKHEDSANFLFSVAKRARKYALGLTTISQDVEDFLTSRMGRAIVSNSSMQVLLKQAPSAVDLVADTFKLTSEEKKRLSQFPVGQGLFFAGSNHVHIRIEASPTETQLITTDPRQLAAMQAITEGQDAAQAASEAAKEPEL is encoded by the coding sequence ATGGGTATATTTAGTAAAAAAACCGATCCGGTCAGCCTAGCCGATGAGCAGAAGCGGCGGGAGCAGCTGGAAGTAGAGGAGCAGTTCCGCGAAGGCATCACCGGGCTGCGCGACTTTATCGCCCCTTCCAGCCTAGAGTTCGAATCATCCCAGATGAAAATCGGCACCCGCTACGCCCGCACCGTCTACGTCTACGGTTATCCGCGTCAAATCTATACCGGATGGCTCTCGCCAATTATTAATCTAGACGAAGCGCTCGATATCAGTATGTTTATCTATCCGGTCGAAAGTAAAGTCGTACTCGACAACCTCCGCAAGAAGGTTTCCCAATTAGAAGCTAGTATTCAGATCAACGCTGAGAAAGGCCGGGTGCGTGATCCCGGACTAGAAGCCGCTATCCAAGATGCGGAGGAGTTACGGAGTCGCCTGCAGGTTGGCGAAGAGCGCTTCTTCCGTTTCGGGCTCTACATCACAATGTATGCCGACTCCCTAGAAGAGATGACCTACATCCAGCGCAAGATCGAGGGCATCTTCGGCCAAGAACTGGTCTACACCAAGACGGCGACAGTTCAGATGGAGCAGGCCTTCAACTCGACCGTACCCCAGCTAACTGATCAGCTACAGATCAAGCGTAACCTCGACACCGGTGCACTCTCTACCACCTTTCCCTTTACTTCAGCTGATCTATCTCAGGAAGAGGGGATACTCTATGGCATTAACATGCATAACAACGGCTTAGTCATCTTCGACCGTTTCTCATTAGAGAATGCCAATATGGTCGTCTTCGCCAAGTCCGGTGCCGGTAAGAGCTTCACGGTTAAGCTCGAGGCTTTGCGTAGTCTTATGTTTGGTCGCCAGGTTATCATCATCGATCCGGAAAACGAGTATGAGCGTCTGTCCGATGCAGTGGGGGGCAGCTACATTCACCTTAGCCTCAACTCCGATACTTATGTGAACCCTTTCGATTTACCGCAAGTAACCGACTCGGAAGAGGCAGACAACGCCCTGCGGGCTAACCTCATCACCCTGCACGGTATGCTACGCCTGATGATGGGCAGCACTCGGCAGCAGGAAGATGGCAGTATGAGCTCCGGCATTACTGCCGCCGAAGAGGCCGACCTCGATATGGCCCTAATTAACACCTACGCGGCACGCGGCATCACTAGTGATCCGCTCACCCACAGCGTCGAGCCCCCCACCATTAACGATCTATACGAAACCTTAGTTAACATGTCGGGCACCGGACCTAGCCTGGCTCAGCGTTTGCGTAAATACACCCAAGGCACCTTCTCCGGTATCTTCTCAAATCAATCTAACGTCACTCTGGATAATAATTTCGTCGTCTTCAACATCCGTGATCTTGAAGACGAATTACGCCCCGTCGCCATGTACATCGTCTTAAACTATATCTGGAACCGCGTGAAGTCCGACCAGCGCGAACGTTTCCTGATCGTCGATGAGGCCTGGCAGCTGATGAAGCACGAAGACTCAGCCAACTTCCTCTTCTCGGTCGCCAAGCGCGCCCGTAAGTACGCCCTGGGACTAACCACTATCTCACAAGACGTAGAGGACTTCTTAACTTCCCGTATGGGTCGCGCTATCGTCTCTAACTCCAGTATGCAGGTACTGCTCAAGCAGGCTCCTTCGGCCGTCGACCTAGTAGCTGACACCTTTAAACTCACTAGCGAGGAGAAAAAGCGGCTTAGCCAATTCCCGGTCGGCCAGGGATTATTCTTCGCCGGCTCCAACCACGTCCACATCCGGATTGAGGCCAGCCCCACCGAAACTCAGCTCATCACTACCGACCCACGCCAACTAGCCGCTATGCAGGCCATCACTGAAGGTCAGGATGCCGCCCAAGCCGCCTCAGAAGCCGCTAAAGAGCCGGAACTGTAA
- a CDS encoding DciA family protein, translating to MMNLDDILKARADSFDLERGDQLAAIQEVLNEKYLGRVRAKKLQDGLLSISTPSSAVANDIRLRQVGLIKRLKKFEITEIKVRIE from the coding sequence ATGATGAATTTAGACGACATACTTAAGGCGCGGGCAGATAGCTTTGATCTAGAACGAGGAGATCAGCTAGCAGCTATCCAGGAAGTACTAAACGAAAAGTATCTAGGCCGGGTACGGGCCAAGAAGCTCCAGGATGGTTTACTGTCGATATCTACCCCTTCCAGTGCAGTAGCGAACGATATTCGCTTGCGTCAGGTCGGCTTAATTAAACGACTAAAAAAGTTTGAGATCACGGAGATTAAAGTTAGGATCGAGTAA